In a genomic window of Thiosocius teredinicola:
- a CDS encoding nuclease-related domain-containing protein has product MITYLVPWILVVCMLAAISSVYWLLDRAERRLQSGKRSPFPKEFLRSRGHSLYEKIEEKRLDFLGWWMGVMLILPLLYAAFISQAYFANKQISHVNWLFYAVIGLIGLIYLGRKTIPCFREIRVLRLGYEGELGVGKELNQLMLYGFRVYHDFPAGKFNIDHIVIGPTGVFAVETKARSKPDTGKGKADATVVCEGNRLVFPGWTESEPLEQAKRQAAWLSHWLASAVGERVAVKAALVIPGWLVERKKIADVLAFNARESQKAIVDYSGARLNDSMIQRIAHQVEDKCRDVAPRSNVAAKQAKSKFLRG; this is encoded by the coding sequence ATGATTACGTACCTGGTGCCCTGGATACTGGTCGTTTGTATGTTGGCTGCAATCAGTTCGGTTTACTGGCTTCTGGATCGCGCGGAAAGGCGCCTGCAATCTGGGAAGCGATCGCCATTTCCCAAAGAGTTTCTCCGTAGCCGGGGACACAGTCTCTACGAGAAGATCGAAGAGAAGCGGCTCGACTTCCTCGGCTGGTGGATGGGCGTGATGCTGATCCTCCCACTGCTGTACGCAGCGTTTATCAGCCAGGCCTATTTTGCCAACAAGCAGATCAGCCACGTCAACTGGTTGTTTTATGCCGTAATCGGTCTAATCGGGCTCATCTACTTGGGTCGTAAGACGATACCCTGCTTCAGGGAGATCCGTGTCCTGCGTCTGGGATATGAAGGTGAATTGGGTGTTGGCAAGGAACTCAATCAACTGATGCTGTACGGGTTTCGTGTCTACCACGACTTTCCGGCCGGCAAGTTCAACATCGACCATATCGTGATCGGCCCAACAGGGGTATTCGCCGTCGAAACAAAAGCCCGGAGCAAGCCCGACACCGGCAAGGGAAAAGCCGATGCAACTGTCGTTTGCGAAGGCAACCGGCTGGTGTTCCCGGGTTGGACCGAGAGCGAACCCCTGGAACAGGCCAAGCGCCAGGCGGCGTGGCTTTCTCATTGGTTGGCCAGTGCCGTTGGTGAACGGGTTGCTGTGAAAGCGGCGCTGGTGATTCCGGGTTGGTTGGTCGAGCGGAAGAAGATCGCTGACGTCCTGGCATTCAATGCACGTGAATCCCAAAAGGCGATTGTTGACTATTCAGGGGCACGCTTGAATGACTCGATGATTCAACGAATCGCGCATCAAGTCGAAGACAAATGCCGAGATGTCGCGCCCAGATCCAACGTTGCGGCCAAACAAGCCAAATCCAAATTCTTGCGAGGCTGA
- a CDS encoding patatin-like phospholipase family protein: MNKEIFFNPIAVHCPRTDSLLLTVLVAALLAGCQPHDPMNDWVKDNYVERSGFPQLAAELKGVEESSLVSFDDDHLEVLAISGGGHRAAHYAIGALLAFDNISLGSVESGERSENTLLDEIDYISSVSGGSYGVAVYIAAYLEASCKGEQVKPALELLKRNRDRLDVMSSRWLLHIASRFGGLPAFDDDVRNIDVLEEKYHWRLTEVDACKGSPILTNRHHLTVADITRPHRNGPPVHIVNATNAHTGRVVSFYDLRPTSNLTKSDTSYGDRLADIDCYLWRGKWRKTTFTGDIPYSLALASSAAFPPLVSDGIFQAKIDGVTREEKDCGKNGGFVRLTDGGQADDNGVDAALDIVSHWLGSTTVDGLGKRSARRAMLISMDALVEVSTSTVESPVDDSLVEVAIMRNADLPRYSKKRRLKEELRSIDQKQPNEWERPSASHALFGASIGFSRNPSHFHCLAFGSNKNEGCGTTAGGGSDVSTFKNAGGLLLDERLSTIAEGYYQAMRRIYFEEPKHAPTMPYRKNHDLYEEAHRVAFDLLCSGITEKHTHNECMKHLGSPDHKHLQVCFMASGGTIESRDSVACATRFSAGTQAASLIRFNNAQEAGLLSDVRDAKKSSVGKFVDAYAADLSRTLDKYSDRLQKSLHAAEARQSALYDSVDLAHVNIFEFLLDRNKVSEKDAKDYRQIVDDAKSDFSNERVTLGNLKILKDKIANFEMKEDIKDRIKFSRNGDCFVQFEGRFLAPDWSVLLIENATAEQCKETVSEFSNRLQCAQGKAGDDCRPDSQCWGCVVERNATQFESKEGNPESLLEKAVQQIEASVQEKDKEGKPIKVDHHAVEAQRQQMLAQVQKLGALCQANTSAIESINLLRDLFRVNKPFNASLEEIFGRVERHRSLQIGPRGELCNHQEYYDGILEVGSRKVDDNELSRVFKALGGFKRATRNLFLPKDRIVAVDADGTRRAAVDSRTDSGASVLEQARVILREATSYDANRRIGIKEALTGMLNSEGEETENVRSLVELPLFDAPDIAQLQSSFATDAETAFCKVAAGNNDCDILAGLQVADLVDEKFDEKTKNALHAGISAYAAAISELNNSLSTLPRNIFVEQSRGVKRFSYRFDSTPIAQCLKRLDGKLKGFNPNKREWTTLSDYFHFSIPDVAACEVADLRI; encoded by the coding sequence ATGAACAAGGAAATTTTTTTCAACCCAATTGCTGTACATTGTCCCCGTACCGATAGTTTGCTACTCACCGTGCTTGTTGCGGCCTTGCTGGCAGGCTGCCAGCCGCACGACCCAATGAATGATTGGGTCAAGGACAACTACGTTGAACGAAGCGGTTTTCCTCAATTGGCAGCGGAGCTGAAGGGAGTCGAGGAATCATCATTAGTTTCGTTCGACGATGACCATCTGGAGGTGCTGGCTATTTCAGGTGGGGGGCACCGGGCAGCGCACTACGCAATCGGCGCTCTTCTTGCCTTCGATAATATTTCATTGGGTTCGGTCGAATCCGGCGAAAGGTCAGAGAACACTCTACTCGATGAAATTGACTATATAAGCAGCGTGTCTGGCGGGTCCTATGGCGTCGCGGTATATATTGCGGCATACCTTGAGGCATCCTGTAAAGGTGAGCAAGTAAAGCCAGCGCTGGAACTGCTGAAACGGAACCGAGACCGCCTTGACGTCATGTCGTCACGGTGGCTGTTACATATTGCGAGCCGTTTTGGGGGTCTACCAGCGTTCGACGATGACGTTCGAAATATTGATGTATTGGAAGAGAAGTATCACTGGAGGCTCACCGAGGTCGATGCGTGCAAGGGATCTCCAATACTTACCAATCGGCATCATTTGACCGTTGCAGACATAACACGTCCGCACCGTAATGGACCGCCAGTTCATATTGTGAACGCCACGAATGCACATACCGGACGGGTCGTGTCATTTTACGATTTGCGACCCACATCCAATCTGACTAAGTCAGATACTTCTTATGGAGACCGCCTGGCGGATATTGACTGCTATCTATGGCGAGGCAAATGGCGCAAGACGACGTTCACAGGCGACATTCCTTATTCTCTCGCACTCGCTTCTTCAGCCGCATTTCCGCCATTGGTTTCTGACGGCATTTTTCAAGCGAAGATAGATGGCGTGACGCGTGAAGAGAAGGACTGCGGAAAGAATGGGGGCTTTGTCCGGTTAACTGATGGTGGCCAAGCGGATGACAACGGTGTAGATGCAGCTCTAGACATCGTTTCGCACTGGCTCGGTTCCACCACTGTGGATGGTCTCGGTAAACGTTCGGCGAGGAGGGCAATGCTGATATCTATGGATGCGCTCGTAGAGGTGTCGACTTCGACCGTGGAATCGCCGGTTGACGATAGCCTCGTCGAGGTTGCAATTATGCGTAATGCGGATTTGCCAAGATACTCAAAAAAGCGGCGCCTGAAAGAAGAGTTGAGGAGCATTGATCAGAAGCAACCTAACGAATGGGAACGGCCATCTGCAAGTCACGCGCTGTTTGGTGCATCAATTGGCTTCTCGCGCAATCCAAGTCACTTCCATTGTCTTGCGTTCGGAAGCAACAAAAACGAAGGCTGCGGCACGACAGCCGGCGGAGGTTCTGATGTCAGTACTTTCAAGAATGCTGGTGGGCTCTTGTTGGACGAGAGATTATCAACGATCGCAGAAGGCTATTATCAAGCCATGAGGCGAATCTATTTTGAAGAACCGAAACATGCTCCGACGATGCCTTATCGAAAAAATCACGATCTTTATGAGGAAGCACATCGTGTGGCATTCGACCTATTATGCAGTGGGATAACCGAGAAACATACTCATAACGAATGCATGAAGCATCTAGGGAGCCCTGATCATAAGCATTTGCAGGTGTGTTTTATGGCATCAGGAGGCACGATAGAGTCAAGGGATAGCGTTGCCTGTGCCACCAGATTTTCTGCGGGAACGCAGGCGGCAAGTTTAATCCGATTCAATAATGCACAGGAAGCTGGATTACTCTCCGACGTACGCGATGCTAAGAAATCAAGTGTTGGGAAGTTCGTCGATGCCTATGCCGCTGACTTGTCAAGAACACTCGACAAATACAGCGACAGACTTCAGAAATCGCTCCATGCGGCAGAGGCAAGGCAGAGCGCATTGTACGACTCAGTCGATTTAGCGCATGTTAACATTTTTGAATTCCTGCTCGATCGAAACAAAGTCAGTGAGAAAGATGCGAAAGATTATCGGCAGATTGTTGATGATGCAAAGAGTGACTTTAGTAACGAAAGAGTAACACTCGGTAATCTCAAGATTTTGAAGGATAAAATTGCAAACTTTGAGATGAAGGAAGACATCAAAGACCGCATTAAGTTTTCACGCAACGGGGATTGCTTTGTTCAGTTTGAGGGACGTTTTCTTGCGCCCGACTGGTCTGTCTTGTTGATTGAGAATGCAACGGCAGAGCAATGCAAAGAGACTGTTAGTGAGTTTTCGAATCGACTGCAGTGCGCTCAAGGCAAAGCGGGCGATGATTGCAGGCCGGACAGCCAATGTTGGGGCTGCGTTGTTGAGCGTAATGCAACTCAGTTTGAAAGCAAGGAAGGCAATCCGGAGTCGCTTCTCGAGAAGGCTGTTCAGCAGATCGAGGCGTCGGTACAGGAGAAAGACAAAGAAGGAAAACCCATCAAGGTTGACCATCATGCCGTTGAAGCACAGCGCCAACAAATGCTTGCCCAGGTTCAGAAGCTGGGGGCACTGTGTCAAGCGAACACTTCGGCGATCGAGAGTATAAATCTCCTCAGAGACTTATTCCGCGTCAATAAACCATTCAATGCTTCCTTGGAGGAAATTTTCGGTCGCGTTGAACGTCATCGAAGTTTGCAGATCGGGCCGCGCGGAGAATTGTGCAACCATCAAGAGTACTACGACGGGATACTGGAAGTAGGTAGCAGAAAAGTCGACGACAATGAACTATCACGCGTGTTTAAAGCGCTCGGTGGATTCAAGAGGGCGACTCGCAATCTATTTCTACCGAAAGACAGAATCGTCGCCGTCGATGCAGACGGTACTCGGCGAGCCGCAGTCGATTCGCGCACCGATTCTGGTGCATCGGTTCTGGAGCAAGCTAGGGTGATCTTACGCGAGGCTACGAGTTATGACGCGAACCGCAGAATAGGGATAAAGGAGGCGCTAACTGGCATGCTGAACTCCGAAGGCGAAGAAACCGAAAACGTAAGGTCTCTCGTGGAACTTCCGTTGTTCGATGCACCCGATATTGCACAATTACAGTCGTCATTTGCGACCGATGCGGAAACTGCTTTCTGTAAAGTCGCCGCAGGCAACAACGATTGCGATATTCTTGCAGGTTTGCAAGTAGCGGATCTCGTCGATGAGAAATTCGATGAGAAGACAAAAAACGCGCTGCATGCCGGCATCAGCGCTTATGCAGCAGCCATTTCGGAGCTAAACAACTCGCTCAGCACATTGCCGAGGAATATTTTTGTCGAGCAATCGAGAGGAGTGAAGAGATTCAGTTACCGTTTCGATTCAACTCCTATTGCACAATGTCTAAAGCGTTTAGATGGAAAGCTGAAAGGCTTCAATCCGAACAAACGAGAGTGGACTACTCTGAGTGACTATTTCCACTTCTCCATCCCAGACGTGGCGGCGTGCGAAGTGGCCGACCTGCGGATCTAG
- a CDS encoding phospholipase D-like domain-containing protein, translating to MKRASFRKHTKSTVVVAATLLVVAVWTIANMSLHAQMPPRPTDRGTTQPPGGSDPLFAAWKQLPSRQANDTELTFLDDNDIAWAARWRLLESARERLDISYFILSEDIFGTAFLGHLYHKAQQGVEIRVLLDAWGTKMSRDLRGNDYLDTLVNTEKVDVKMFRPMLSRLLDAFLTLDPIAIVASEHDKLLLADGKRGLTGGRSIATEYFADPKLAPEAFRDADVLLTGEQVEKAMVAAFDVQFNSGVAETVTLDVVDIHDSRQDLELTYQAMDAWLHGREIPDAVTKGMEERELPYLAELRKHPNLKGILKRSLPPSLTAPVRLLDSRTRLLEGDDEISNSMIMLARSAQESIFIQTPYLVLPKEAATALTEAAQRGVRITILVNGPTSSKSATSQAVFLEQWPLLLAKAPGLRLFVAAERHSQHAKVITIDGRLTLVGTYNLDPLSMAINSELMVAVWSEAFVDRVLRKPRHMIDQGQPKVVRYRIKRDEQGKPVYDEEGAPVVAYGPLQHSDPSEWPEVERWGYVARSLIALPWIDPMF from the coding sequence ATGAAACGTGCCAGCTTCAGAAAACACACAAAGTCGACAGTCGTCGTTGCCGCCACCTTGTTGGTCGTGGCCGTGTGGACCATCGCCAATATGTCACTGCATGCGCAGATGCCGCCGCGCCCGACGGATCGCGGTACGACGCAGCCACCAGGAGGCAGCGATCCGTTGTTTGCAGCTTGGAAGCAATTACCGTCGCGCCAAGCCAACGACACCGAACTCACGTTTCTCGACGACAACGACATCGCCTGGGCGGCCCGTTGGCGCCTGCTCGAGAGTGCCCGGGAACGTCTCGATATCAGCTACTTCATCCTTAGCGAAGACATCTTCGGCACGGCGTTTCTCGGCCATCTCTACCACAAGGCGCAGCAAGGCGTCGAAATTCGCGTGTTGCTCGATGCCTGGGGTACCAAGATGTCGCGCGATCTTCGTGGCAACGACTATCTCGACACGCTGGTGAACACCGAGAAGGTTGACGTAAAGATGTTTCGTCCGATGCTGTCGCGCCTGCTTGATGCCTTTCTCACCCTGGACCCGATAGCCATCGTCGCCAGTGAACACGACAAGTTATTGTTGGCGGACGGCAAACGCGGACTGACCGGCGGACGCAGTATCGCGACAGAGTATTTCGCCGACCCCAAACTCGCGCCCGAGGCATTTCGCGACGCCGACGTGCTATTGACCGGCGAACAGGTCGAAAAAGCCATGGTGGCTGCATTTGACGTGCAGTTTAACAGCGGTGTGGCAGAGACCGTCACACTCGACGTTGTCGATATCCATGATTCCCGCCAGGATCTGGAACTGACTTACCAGGCAATGGATGCATGGTTGCACGGTCGCGAAATACCGGATGCCGTGACCAAGGGCATGGAAGAACGAGAACTCCCCTATCTCGCCGAGTTAAGGAAGCACCCGAACTTGAAGGGCATCTTGAAACGCTCGCTGCCGCCGTCTTTGACCGCCCCTGTGCGCCTACTGGACAGTCGAACACGCTTGCTCGAAGGCGACGACGAAATCAGCAACTCCATGATCATGCTGGCACGCAGCGCGCAGGAGTCGATCTTCATCCAGACGCCCTATCTCGTGCTGCCGAAAGAAGCGGCCACTGCTTTGACCGAGGCGGCACAGCGCGGCGTTCGCATCACAATACTCGTCAACGGGCCGACATCCAGCAAGAGTGCCACCAGCCAGGCCGTGTTTCTCGAACAGTGGCCGCTACTGCTGGCCAAGGCCCCGGGCTTGCGCCTGTTCGTGGCTGCCGAACGGCACAGTCAACATGCCAAGGTAATTACGATCGACGGACGGTTGACTCTGGTCGGCACCTACAACCTGGATCCACTGAGCATGGCCATCAATAGCGAATTGATGGTTGCGGTCTGGTCTGAGGCGTTCGTGGACCGCGTACTGCGAAAGCCGCGGCACATGATCGACCAAGGCCAACCGAAAGTGGTGCGCTACCGGATAAAGCGCGATGAGCAAGGCAAGCCGGTCTACGATGAGGAAGGTGCCCCGGTAGTTGCCTACGGGCCTTTGCAACACAGTGATCCCAGCGAGTGGCCGGAAGTTGAGCGCTGGGGATACGTCGCGCGTTCGTTGATCGCCCTACCCTGGATCGATCCGATGTTCTGA
- a CDS encoding DUF1206 domain-containing protein, translating into MNDNLLKAIASTGYFARGFVYLAIAAFAIGGMTGAGNSDGARGALAQLATKPFGQSLLWIIAMGLVAFMVWRLMQSIGDADRHGRDIKGIAVRAMLLVSAVSHGLLALTAIYLVTSLGNADAGGPSGAQQSSSWLLRQPFGRWLLGAIGIGIALWGVAHALKGIKGRYRERLESGMPDHLWVRAICTLGLVARGLVFVMIGGFLVRAALYVDSSEAKGLGGVLRTLESSSYGPWLLSGMALGLGAFGLYCLVESRWRHISKPTAPEFG; encoded by the coding sequence ATGAACGACAACCTATTAAAAGCCATAGCCAGCACCGGCTACTTTGCGCGCGGCTTCGTGTACCTGGCGATCGCCGCCTTTGCAATCGGCGGCATGACGGGAGCGGGCAACAGCGACGGTGCACGTGGTGCGCTGGCCCAACTTGCGACAAAGCCGTTCGGTCAATCGTTGTTGTGGATCATTGCGATGGGTTTGGTTGCGTTCATGGTCTGGCGCTTGATGCAGTCAATCGGCGATGCCGACCGCCATGGTCGGGATATCAAAGGCATCGCGGTGCGCGCCATGTTGCTGGTCAGTGCCGTTTCGCACGGCCTGCTCGCATTAACGGCGATCTATCTGGTGACCTCGCTCGGGAACGCAGACGCCGGTGGACCATCCGGTGCTCAACAGAGCTCGTCATGGCTATTGCGGCAACCGTTCGGCCGGTGGCTGCTCGGGGCAATCGGCATCGGCATTGCGCTGTGGGGCGTGGCGCATGCACTCAAAGGCATCAAGGGGCGCTATCGCGAACGCCTCGAATCAGGTATGCCCGATCATCTATGGGTCCGTGCCATCTGTACATTGGGCCTGGTTGCGCGCGGCCTGGTTTTCGTAATGATCGGCGGCTTCCTGGTACGCGCAGCGCTCTATGTCGACAGCAGCGAAGCGAAGGGGCTGGGCGGTGTCCTACGCACTTTGGAGAGTTCATCGTATGGCCCTTGGTTGCTAAGCGGTATGGCGTTGGGCCTGGGTGCCTTCGGTCTCTATTGTTTGGTCGAATCTCGCTGGCGACACATCTCCAAACCTACAGCACCCGAGTTCGGTTAA
- a CDS encoding YqaA family protein, whose amino-acid sequence MFGRISLATHLQTYSTRVRLTVNPRGFVMNSHSSETTADESAVASNNDQQVTRFRDAWQRPGDWARQLADSPLGLWSIGIASFFETIIVPIPIEVILIPYMLARRDLLWRIALVTTLGCLIGAVVGYGLGYFLYDTLGQQLVAAMGWEQDFQRFQTWFDNDGFWAVLAIGVVPIPFQVAMLAAGVAGYPILLFLLAATIARGIRYFGLALLVALVGDQAVSLWKRHKTPVGIGLLLIVSGVVAINGVAL is encoded by the coding sequence TTGTTTGGTCGAATCTCGCTGGCGACACATCTCCAAACCTACAGCACCCGAGTTCGGTTAACCGTCAATCCGCGCGGCTTTGTTATGAATTCACACAGCTCTGAAACAACCGCCGATGAATCAGCGGTGGCTAGCAACAATGATCAACAGGTGACGAGGTTTCGTGACGCCTGGCAGCGCCCAGGAGACTGGGCACGCCAACTGGCTGACTCGCCGCTTGGCCTCTGGTCGATAGGCATCGCGTCATTCTTCGAGACCATCATCGTCCCGATCCCGATCGAGGTTATTTTGATCCCTTATATGCTGGCACGTCGCGACCTGTTATGGCGTATTGCGCTCGTGACCACCCTGGGTTGTCTGATCGGTGCCGTGGTCGGCTATGGGCTGGGTTATTTTCTTTACGATACGCTCGGCCAACAGCTGGTCGCAGCCATGGGGTGGGAGCAGGATTTTCAACGCTTCCAGACGTGGTTCGACAACGATGGATTCTGGGCGGTGCTCGCTATCGGCGTGGTGCCGATTCCTTTCCAGGTCGCAATGCTCGCTGCCGGTGTTGCGGGCTATCCAATACTCTTATTTTTATTGGCAGCTACGATTGCACGCGGCATCCGTTATTTCGGGCTTGCCCTATTGGTTGCGTTGGTCGGCGATCAGGCTGTTTCACTTTGGAAACGTCACAAAACGCCCGTTGGAATTGGCCTGTTGCTGATCGTTTCAGGCGTGGTTGCAATCAATGGCGTTGCACTCTGA
- a CDS encoding App1 family protein, whose product MFGRKRSPFELVLFRGFGDGEHICVAGRVIRRSWLADETRKRGLLRRLRQGIKLLISRHAPRMEIELRCGDNLWHTQSDSHGYFFSCHKAVPLSGDDLWSPYSARLTDNSCGIETLASSEILRAPDSARLLVISDIDDTVVYTGVANKLMMLWRLFFASVDERAPFPGMGAFLKGLHGGRSGRESNPMIYVSRSPWSIYPLLKELFQCHDIPVGPVLLLRDWGISWRHPFPRRAEDHKANMIDFVLKGYPTLPVVLIGDSGQHDPEVYAAVVERHPGRIKTVYIRDLQRGPERQKQLLDLNKRMGEAGVRFVAATSTDEMAADARATGWLNPGDQQHVAEDAEKQKL is encoded by the coding sequence GTGTTCGGTAGAAAGCGAAGCCCCTTCGAACTGGTGTTGTTCCGTGGATTCGGCGACGGCGAACATATCTGTGTCGCCGGGCGGGTTATCCGGCGTTCCTGGCTTGCAGACGAAACGCGAAAGCGCGGCCTGTTGCGACGCTTGCGCCAAGGCATCAAGTTATTGATCAGTCGCCATGCCCCGCGGATGGAGATCGAACTTCGCTGTGGCGACAATCTGTGGCACACGCAGTCGGACAGTCACGGGTATTTCTTCAGTTGTCACAAGGCCGTGCCGCTCTCAGGCGATGACCTTTGGTCACCCTATTCTGCACGTCTGACCGACAATTCGTGTGGCATAGAAACCTTGGCCAGCAGTGAAATACTCCGTGCGCCGGACAGTGCCAGGCTGCTGGTGATCAGCGACATCGACGATACCGTGGTTTACACCGGCGTCGCCAACAAACTCATGATGCTGTGGAGACTGTTTTTCGCGTCTGTCGACGAACGCGCGCCGTTCCCGGGAATGGGTGCATTCTTAAAGGGTCTGCACGGCGGGCGTTCCGGTCGGGAAAGCAACCCAATGATCTATGTGTCGCGCAGTCCCTGGAGCATTTATCCTTTGCTGAAGGAGCTGTTCCAGTGTCACGACATCCCGGTCGGCCCTGTCTTACTGCTACGGGACTGGGGGATCTCATGGCGCCATCCTTTTCCGCGCCGCGCCGAAGACCATAAGGCGAACATGATCGATTTCGTGTTGAAAGGCTACCCGACACTGCCGGTCGTCTTGATTGGCGACAGTGGTCAGCATGACCCCGAAGTGTACGCGGCAGTCGTGGAGCGCCATCCGGGGCGGATCAAAACCGTCTACATCCGCGACCTGCAACGCGGACCGGAAAGGCAAAAGCAACTGCTCGATCTGAACAAGCGGATGGGCGAAGCCGGTGTTCGGTTCGTTGCCGCAACTTCGACGGATGAGATGGCCGCCGACGCGCGGGCGACCGGCTGGCTGAATCCCGGTGATCAGCAACACGTAGCCGAGGATGCCGAAAAACAGAAACTATAA